A window of Anabas testudineus chromosome 7, fAnaTes1.2, whole genome shotgun sequence genomic DNA:
ttgtaaattaaaaaataaaactttctgTAGAGGCAATTAAGGAAACATGGGCTTCATAAAAATAAGTCTTTATTTGTTAAACAAAGGACTCAAGATAGTAATTACTCTGCTGGACTGAAAATAGTTTAAGGGatctttcatttgtttataaatACCACCTCCACaaagtataaatacatttgaaatccCTCTTTTAGACATTTAAGCAGTATTTCTATTAGAGACTTCAGCATGACACTTAAAAATCCTGTaaaccaacaacacacacacgcagacacacacaatatctTTAAGTGATGTACATGCTAAAAGTGATTGCTCCATAACATAGCCACAGAAAATCAGATTTCAACAATATGGCacagatatttacattttttttaaattgaacatgTACCATTTAATATCTCTCTCCTATTTGAAAAGCACTGTCCTTAAACAGCCGAGGCTCAGATTTGTCTGTGTaggtaaaatatatttcagtgtcTAACGGGGGATCTAAACTACCTTGGGCGTGAAATTTAGCTGGTGACCACTACACAGAACAAGTACAATCTCAATTTGTTACacataaaacatcaaatctGTCACAGATGTGAAAGTTCTTCAAAACTGAATCAGAATCATTTTAGAGATATATGTGACTCGGTGCTATATGTGACAGCCTGGCAGGGTAAGTGGTAGACTAGCATATCCTTTTTCAACTGATAGACAGCTTATTCATAAATTAAtgaatacaaatgtaaaattaaaataaaaaaaaagcacagctcTAGGTCCAGATGTTTCAGCATCTCAGAGTCACAGTGATGAGTCAAAGGttgaattttttaaaaaacatctaaagagtATAAAATTATTGCAGCTATTGATAAGAAGTGACCTTTACCAGCATCAGTGGTTCATAAATAAGATTATGATGACTGGTTGCGCTCCTTACATCCCTGCGCTGGTAGTGAGCCCCTTACAAAAGCTGATCATAGAGAAAATGTTCTCGATTAATAAAAACTGACGAAGGCTGGTAGGCACTCTGATACAAGTGTGTCTGACAGTTTAACTAATGCACATGTCCGAGGGTGTTAGAAATTTGTATTTTGGATACTGGGGTCGATGTGGATAACACGTTTCATTACTCCATGTCGTCCTCGTCAAAAATAGGCGGCTCAAAACTACACACTTCCTCGTAGGTTAATCCTGCAAGAAACGAGAAAATGTTACATCAGTGTAACATGTACTATTCCTATTTTACAGATGTTAGTCATATGAATGGGCCTGTGGTGACCTACGTTTCCACTCTTCAATCTCCAGCTCGCGGCTTTCAAAGCTCTGGTCGTACGGTTCAGCCTCAGGCTCATCATCTGGGTCGTGGTACTGAGAGAAATATGGGTGGGCGAGAGCCTCGGCTGCTGTTATCCTCTTGTCTGTGTCCAGAACCAGCATTTTCTCCAGAAGGTCCACAGCTTAAAAGAATAACATGACAACCAGAAGTGAATCTAAAACACAGTCCATGATCTATTCAACATCTTAGTATCCTCTCATGATGAGAGTTGTTCTGATTTTAAACCAATGTTGCTCATGAAGTATAAGTGGAATTTCAAAACATTGAAACATCAGCAGGGCGTGCACCATAACACAATATAGAAGCAAAATGTTCCTTCTGGTTTACCTTGTGGGTTGGCACCAATGAACACATCAGCAAAGTTCCTCTTGGGCATGTTTGGCAAGGAGCTGATGTAGTTCCTGGCCTGGGAAAATACAAACAGTAAATCAGACTTCAAATCATTCTAGCAGCAACATGTCGCTCACATTCACCACCACCTGTTTTATAATACTCACATTACCTCATGCTACTGATTCTGTTCAGTGTATCCACCTGCATCACGTCATTACCGCCCAGTTAAGACATTACTATCTACAGCTGTGACTACACTGTATCAAATATCcctgaaagtaaaagtaataatacaCAAATAGAACATATGCTGAATTTAAAGCTCAAGCTCTTTACAGTATACTTGCGGCTCACATGTTTTTTCCTACTTAAAGTAGCTCATAGGTGTTTTGTGTGTCCTCATGCatgacacacaaaacacttttcagccttgtttttaattttgaggcgattttacttttcagatttgtttgtaGTTGCTTGAACAGCCAGACAAGCACTCAATAAGTATTTATAGCAGCTATTCAtagctactgtatatgtagcTTGGGGCAAACATGTGATTGACAGTCCTGTTGTGTTCTGGTGAGAATGATTTTGTGCGGAGTCACTTAAGTTGCACACATGATTTGTCTCATCAAAAAAATATCTGATGCCAATTCAAGGCCAACAAATAGCTTAAAGAAGGTGATATGCATGATACCAACTTTCAGCAGACATACGCAATGGAGGAAACAACTTATCTTTGTTTACATCTCAGTTCCAAGTTCAACTTTAAAAATGATCCATATTTATAtatccaaaaaacaaacattcaattAGAAGagcaaaggttttttttttttaatcagttacagctttacatgcatttaagcatgaaaatgttttaaaaactttttaaaaactaaacattattaaataataagCCCCAAGTATCCTGTAAAAAGTTAAACTATCCTGCTCGCAGATACCAGACATAGACACCAAGGATGAAAAAAGGTCAGAAAGAAAGATTTAGTTTGTACACTGACAATTATTCAATAGGTTGGAGTGCAAATATTGTGAATTACACAAAAAACTATGTTGAAAGAAGCAGGATAGTAAGTTTCCAGAAATGTgcaacaaaagcagaaagaaaaccGCAAAAGGAAGAATCTTTAGCACAGGAAATGCTCTTAGTCTCTTTATCACAGCACAGAGCCAAGCTGGTGcacagactgtgtgtttaattCTGTACAGACAGTTCATTACTTCATTGAAATGAGGAACTCAAATGAATTTGCCACACAGGTTCAAAGCTGCACGTGACAGACGTGATAATCACATGCAACAAGCACGGCACACAAATATTATGATTcaactttaaaatcaaattCCAAAAACTCCTGCTTGTGGCCCCCAGAGACTGCTCTGAGCTGCTCCTTACCCTCTACTACTACTCTAATTAGTGGCTGATAACACCATCTCTGATTTATGTTTATAATGAGCCAAGGCCAATATGTGTAAGGGAGAGTGTGTTACAGCAGGTCTGACTGTCCTTCCTCCCCAGTCTCTTGTCTGGTCTAAAGAAATCATCTGTGGATCCTGCTCACCTCATGGCTCGGCATCCTGCTTATTAGAGATGCTGGGGGCGTTCCTGTCAGACGCATTATCTGCTGAAGCTGGTTTATATCTTTGAAGCTTGTGTCAAGGGGAGTATGGCGACAGAGCAAAATTGGTTAAGAAGCTGCTTGTCAACTTAACAATGTGTGGCTACAAACGAGACACACAGCAGTGCTATGCTGAGAAGCAGTCTTCAAGCTTTGAAGCACAATGTGGAAAAAAGGTAAAGGACAGTGATAAAGGGAAGAAACACAGTATTTTGCATTACAGGCAGTTAAAGCCAGCATTCAATCACCTGTGTCACAGTAAACTCACAGCAAACACCATTTAAAGTCACCCAGTTAAAGAGATTAACAACCGCAAAGCTTACAGGTGGAAAACATGCCGTCAATTAGGAAGCAGCTACATAAATTGTGACACAGCACAGTACACTCTGGCAAGTTCGGAGCAGAAAACCGGTTAGAAAAAAACCTTGCATGACTTTGAGAACTCACAGACTCTGAAGATATTTTCATCAAGAGCTCAGGCCCTGGTGTTCCGACGAGCATCATGATTAGCTTCAACTGATCAATGTCTACCAGCACTCGGTAAAGGAAGACCAGACTCTGGATGAGGGAAGACTCGTAATCTGACCTCCCTGTGAAACTTGTATTACTTAAAAACCACCTGCGATACTGAATGTTACATTACCTTTAGATTTTCCACAAGAGATGTAACAAAAGCACATATTTACTCAGGCAAGAGCAGAGAACATATTGTAAAAGTAACTCCTGGAAGCAGAATGATTTTTATAAGCTTACAATAGGAAGAGTAGAGGCCGTTAGTCTGAAAACTGACAGGTTGGTAGACCCATAAAAAACTGGAAATAGTGCAGACAAAAACTGGACCTAAGCCAACAATGCATAGTGACAGTGAAGGAAAAGTGGGTTTGTGTCATGCTAGAGAAGTGTGGCAACAGGTACCATCTGTGTTACAGTTTTTATACCAAGACACCTCGGGCAGCGTCctgttggaaacaggttttCATTAATGGAAACAAGAAGCATTGTAAAACAGCATCTGCTACCGGGCTataaaaaaaaggcataaatcaGTCTTTTAAAATGTCGACATGTGTTGTTGTAGTTGGATTTGTATTGCGAATGGTTTGTCAGAATCTCACCAGCTCTGTATTTCCATATACCAGACTGTCAAAATGAAAAGGATACGGTCAGTACCAGGAAACAGAGTTCGTCCAGTGAGGAGTTCTGCCATTATACATCCCACTGACCAGATatccactgaaacacagaaaggcAGGACACAAACATTAACTTTCACTTGTCAAACTAGTTTTGGTGTAGAGATGCAGGAAGTGTGTCGTCTACCTGTCATATTATAATGCATCCAGTTCAACATGATCTCTGGGGCACGATACCAGCGAGTGGCCACATACCCAGTCATCTCATCGTCTGTGTGCCGCGCAAGACCAAAGTCCAAAATCTAATACAAGGGCAAGAGAGGGTGCAGAGTTGCAGGCAGCGCAGTCACATTTTAGTAGAAACCGACGTTTTAAATGGGAGAAGTGTTTCACTGAccttcagctcacagtcttcattCACTGCTAGGTTACTAGGTTTTAAATCCTGAAGGGAAGAAAGCCATAAATGTAAATTAGTGTGATTTAGGCGAAGAGCATAATTTTGGAAAGACAATATTTGTGTTCTGGAGAAATATTCCTTCTTGTTATGAGTAAATATAAATCTGTCTGTTcgttgttaatgttaaaataaaagccttACATCATTAATGCCATGCAAAGTAAAGGTCCTGTTTATGACTTCCCTTCCCTGTAGTGTTTACCCAAGCTCAACTCTGCCAAGTGAACAATGTCATAAACCCTGACACACTGTTTTCCTCCTAAATCAGCATAAAAGTGACAATAACCAAACAGGGACTTACTCTGTGAATGATGTCTGCTGAGTGGATATActagaaagagacagaagagaatgTGCATTAAATTACAACAGCCGAGTGTAGAGATGATTTCCACTGCAGAAAGGGTTCTTTCATAGCCTCACCTTTAATCCTCGGAGGATTTGGTATATGAGGAACTGCACATGGTCATCTGTGAGTTTCTGGCATTTCACTATGTTGTTGAGATCTGCCCCCATTAGGTGAGTCACAAGATACCTGCCAATCAGAAAAGAACGCCATCACAGGTTAAATAGGGACAAACATGAGAAGGCATATTAATGTTTTCTCACTTCAGAAAAAGCCAGAAGGACATAAATTAATATCTTTGAACTTCCAACACATTTTCCCAGAGTTGTTTGCAGTCTGAAACAAATTTCCCATATGGCCATGTGAGCTTAAACCGGTTTGGCTGCTACTTCTTTTCACTAACACGTCTCTCCAGAGGCAACGAAAGGCCAAGCCCTTCACAAATTGTATGTCATTTAACAACCCACCCAGATAAATGGGCTTAATGGGACTGCTTCAGCAGATAATTCAAGTCTAATCCCAGAGCTCtttaaaatgtccaaacagGAGCTATGGAAGAAGGAAGGATCAGGATGCTACAGTGGCAGTTTTgcagccaaaacacacagagccatGTGCTGCTTCATCAGTCTACTGCTCAACAAATGCCCATTTCATTAATACTCTTCTATTCTCACATAGCACAGAGAGCCAGGCCTTAAAATAGCTCCTGGGAACGCTTGAACACACAGGGGCACAGACACTCTTCAAGTTTATCCTgccttggaaaaaaaaaaaaagagagagagagagataaaaatagtgacctctgtttttttctcctatCGAAACGGGAGCCTTACAGCAGCTTTGTGACTCAGTCTATATTTCCAGAACTAAGGGGAACCACAAGTACAGCACCTGCATAGCCGAGATTGTGTCCTGAATATCACACTGCATGCAGAACACTGTTCCAGCAgatatgcattttaaaaacagatatttCTTTCCTTCAGCCAACATGTGACTAAGCAAGAGAAACTCAGCTGCAGGAGTTTCTGTTTCCATAACGGCCAACCTTTCCTCTTTTGCATTCCCTTAGGAGTTATGCCTCCAGCACAGTCTACATGTATGACCTTGTATTGCCTTCAGTCCTCCATGACATTATGCTAATATGGGAGGAGGGCGGGGCATCTTGAGAGGAgagcttttcattttaacagcaaACAGAGTGACGGCTGATCAAAGTGTGATGAAAgacattacagtatatttatacacagatttttatttcaattagcaatattaatgtgaaactgcatcacatttttttcttagtGCTCAATATCCAAATCTTACCAGCCTATAAATTCAGTAGTTCAGTCAGAGAATTGAGTGTGTAATGTTAGCAGTTACTGTAGCCTCAAGCTGAGATAAGGGAATTTATCCAACTTGACACAGTTCCCTCTGGAAGCACAAAAtcctttaaaacttttttccacatttgtaGTAGTACTTCTATTAATTCATAAAGATATATATTCTCACCTTAAGGCCACGTGTCAAACAGCCATGCATTAAAACGCATCTCGGTTAATCTGAGTGCAGACACACAACCCATCTGAGTGAGTCGGGGAGACTGGAGACCGCATACACTCAACTTGTGTAGTAAATTCAGATGCAAATGATGATATTTTTGTCCTTTAATCTACAAACTATGTTCAAGaatgtttttgcatatttgcGACTTGTAGAAAAcaaatctacaaaaaaaaaaaaaaaaaacttctacCTTGAGGATTGACCAAGTCAAAACCCAGACCTCATCCCAATAGACATTCTGTGCTAAAGCAGTTTTGTAAAGGAGAGTGGtccaaaattcctcctgaatgttGTACAGGTCTAATCCAaagctacaggaagtgcttgCTTTTCGCCAGGGTTTCTTACAGAAGTGGGCCATCTAACGttaactaaaacaaacaaaacacttctgCCATGAGGAATTTATAAATTCTGGATGACCGCCAGAGACAGTATGCAATCCATCACACTCTCAGGCACAATGGAATAAAACCATTAGTGGGAAACaggaaagatgttttttttcacacagcAAATGCCATTTTAAAGAGTATACTCATTGTTTGGGCTGTCATCTACTAACTATGTGAGAAAGCTGTgcttgggttttttttttgtggttgtatCATCTGTCCTCTTTCCAGGTTAAAAACCAGGGTGGGTTGTTGTCACTGAAACCTCATAACTAGAGGCTCCCAGGTTCTGACCTTGTGAGTTCACATATTTTCCCAGTATTTACGAGGCGTTGCTCCCACAATAAGTGACACACGTTAGGCATTAGAAATAATCCTAACAATGTTGTTGGCCAAGGCTTCACCAGTGGGTCTCTGAGTGCTGCACTGAACATTGCTCCAAAATAGGATGAGTCAAGATGAGGGGAATTATTTTCCACAAAGCAATGGAtaagtgtgaaataaaaaatgaatgaggaaCTGAAACAACTCCAATGTAAGACTCATTATTTAGTTTGGTGTCAAATCTGTCACAATATGAGCTTGGTTTACGTCACTCTGCATGTAGAGCAGAGGAAGAGTCTAACATGGCACACATAGTGTGGTGGCAGCACAAACATCTGAGGCACTGTCTAGCTCTCCACTTCCCATTTCTAACAACTTTCAATATCAACAAACAATAACTACCTGTTTGCCAGCAGAACTGCGGTTAAAGTATGTTTCACAGAACCTGAAACCAGGAAATACAGGGAAGGAAACTGGAGGTGAAATAACTCTTGTAGCTGCCAGATGAGCAACTAACAGTGTGGACAGTCTAAGAAATGTTCCACTGTGCTCAGCCTGCTGGCCGGCCTCCAGGTATTTCCCAGCCACAGCCAGGATTGCCTGCTGCTGAGAAACTAAAGGCTGCATTTTGTTGAACACTATTGTTAAATTATGCAAAAGTGTTGCTGAGGCGACACCATGACCATGAGAACAGGAAACTTGGTATAAAGGTAgctactgtaaacaaacacattcaactTACACGTCAGTGAATTCCTTCAGGGAAGTAGCCGGGCTGAAGACGTCTAGGAGGCCAATCAcctgcaaaaatacaaaaagtacTGAAAAGTTAATAATGCATACAACTAAGACCTGCTTTTATTACAGCCGCAGTTTCTTTTGTCACACAGTTCAttagcaaacaaacatttgtatgCATGTTTGCcaccagacaagacagagggaagagaaaCAAGTTGactcacattttcatgtttcatgtgcTTGAGCAACCGCAGCTCTCTGTATGTTCTCTTGGCGTGAATAATGGATTGAAATGGCCGGGAAAGTTTCTTCACAGCAACCTTCAAACCGATCTTCATATCATATGCAGAGCTGTTGAAAAGGTGAGAAAACAATTAAGCAATCAATTATAATGGAGGCAACAATCACAGATCCTCTCACACAGTCCTCGTCAGCACACACCGATATAGTGAAACCTGAATAAAAACTACTGAACACCGTGAACTAGAAATGAACTTCAGAAAAGCAAGCTTGTCATTCTTAAGCAGAAACTTCATATGGGCTGAGTTTGCTTTCAAAACTAAATCAAGTGCAGTATAAACTGCTAAAGGGTTGAAAAAGGGCGACTTCAGCAGAAAATGTCATCTCCTCAGCAGATTGGAAGATGCACTCTGAAGGCTGACTGTTTCCAGTCCAACACTTCTCTTGCTCTGCTCCCCTAAACACAGTCATGACCAGTGGACAGCCACCTGTGACTGCTGACAGTGTGTGATACTATAAGCTATTTAATCGTTTAAGTTTTTTTCTAAAGGTaattatgcaaatgtatgtgCATGCGAGTTAAGCTATTAAATcatgcaacagaaaaacactaaatgacaattcaacaaaacaaaattctgAAAATCAACTAAATCTGACAAAAATATGCATCAGAGAGTGAAATTAGGTGGTAAACATCAAAGCTACCAATCTGTTATCAGAGTGGAGAAACACTCTTACTAAAGCCTCCAGCCAAAACACATctgcaaatatattttaataaaatatgaagctGCACAGACACGTTCTTAAAGGGTGGAGCAGGTAACATCATCATTGCACTTGTAGTTCAATCCTACAAGTCTGTTCATAAATAAAGGCTATGGTGTGAGTCCACTTTCAGGTGTGTGCTGCCCCAACACTGTACAACATGAAATCATATAGCTCCATATAGTCGTATAGTTCCAGTTTAAAATAACTGGTCAGTGACTCACAGTAAACTTAGGCCAGAGTCCATGATGTAAACACTGACAATGTaagccaggaaaaaaaaggagacaaaaacaatcacagtCAGTGCACTGGTGAGGAGCCTGTAATCTGACCAGCAACGGATTATCCTATTGCCCAGCAACAGCACAGCTGCACGCTTCcatttgcaaaacaaacatctgaccACTAAATCAAGTGCATCGCTGACAATGTTGTGTCCTAGATAGTATCAGCACCGCCTATTTTATCCATTAGGGCCATCCTGTGAACACTGACCCTGTTGGCACCAAGACGCATGAAGGAGACCTCCCTGACCACCAAGATCCtctaaaaacagcacaaataaacagacattaGCTTATCTAATGCAGATTTGTCAGTCATTACTGAAACCTTACACTGATCAGATCCTGGAAAGCTCAGTAGTTAAGATGAGACATACTGGTATTTGATGATGCTCCA
This region includes:
- the mapk14a gene encoding mitogen-activated protein kinase 14A isoform X2 — its product is MSQKERPKFYRQEVNKTIWEVPERYQNLSPVGSGAYGSVCSAYDMKIGLKVAVKKLSRPFQSIIHAKRTYRELRLLKHMKHENVIGLLDVFSPATSLKEFTDVYLVTHLMGADLNNIVKCQKLTDDHVQFLIYQILRGLKYIHSADIIHRDLKPSNLAVNEDCELKILDFGLARHTDDEMTGYVATRWYRAPEIMLNWMHYNMTVDIWSVGCIMAELLTGRTLFPGTDHINQLQQIMRLTGTPPASLISRMPSHEARNYISSLPNMPKRNFADVFIGANPQAVDLLEKMLVLDTDKRITAAEALAHPYFSQYHDPDDEPEAEPYDQSFESRELEIEEWKRLTYEEVCSFEPPIFDEDDME
- the mapk14a gene encoding mitogen-activated protein kinase 14A isoform X1 translates to MSQKERPKFYRQEVNKTIWEVPERYQNLSPVGSGAYGSVCSAYDMKIGLKVAVKKLSRPFQSIIHAKRTYRELRLLKHMKHENVIGLLDVFSPATSLKEFTDVYLVTHLMGADLNNIVKCQKLTDDHVQFLIYQILRGLKYIHSADIIHRDLKPSNLAVNEDCELKILDFGLARHTDDEMTGYVATRWYRAPEIMLNWMHYNMTVDIWSVGCIMAELLTGRTLFPGTDHIDQLKLIMMLVGTPGPELLMKISSESARNYISSLPNMPKRNFADVFIGANPQAVDLLEKMLVLDTDKRITAAEALAHPYFSQYHDPDDEPEAEPYDQSFESRELEIEEWKRLTYEEVCSFEPPIFDEDDME